In Streptomyces thermolilacinus SPC6, a single genomic region encodes these proteins:
- a CDS encoding threonine ammonia-lyase, which yields MTAYRGGLTSADVERAAGRIARYARRTPLLPGLPAPGRRRGGWGLLLKAEHLQHSGSFKLRGAANAVLALGARAIVTGSSGNHGIALARLAAPMGVRVTVVLAAGTSPAKAERIRALGGRTVSVRGGVAEREERARALAEETGAVLVPSSDHELVVAGQGTVAREILADVPDVRTLYVPVGGGGLLAGVCLAARDHPVRIVGVEPAGTPRYARSLAAGRPLRLPPCDTVADGLRAQAPGEVPFAVVRDRVDDLVAVTDAEILTATDRLRRLGVEAEPSGAVALAGALRAGRLRERAVAVVSGGNTLAALTARTDLADPTGPADRAGPADRTDPIGFTARTDLADLTGLADRTGLTGRTALTDLMNPAGLTYPADRTEPGGGARRTAPTGARPELEETR from the coding sequence ATGACGGCGTACCGGGGCGGGCTGACCTCCGCCGACGTGGAGCGCGCGGCCGGGCGGATCGCCCGGTACGCGCGGCGCACCCCGCTGCTGCCGGGTCTTCCGGCGCCGGGGCGGCGCAGGGGCGGCTGGGGGCTGCTGCTGAAGGCGGAACACCTCCAGCACAGCGGGTCGTTCAAGCTGCGCGGCGCGGCGAACGCGGTGCTGGCGCTGGGCGCCCGCGCCATCGTGACCGGCTCCTCCGGCAACCACGGGATCGCCCTGGCGCGGCTGGCCGCGCCGATGGGGGTGCGGGTGACGGTGGTGCTGGCCGCCGGGACGAGCCCCGCGAAGGCCGAGCGCATCCGCGCGCTGGGCGGGCGGACGGTGAGCGTGCGGGGCGGTGTCGCCGAGCGCGAGGAGCGGGCCAGGGCGCTCGCCGAGGAGACCGGCGCGGTTCTCGTGCCGTCGTCGGACCACGAGCTGGTCGTCGCGGGGCAGGGCACGGTGGCCCGCGAGATCCTCGCCGACGTGCCCGACGTGCGGACCCTGTACGTGCCGGTCGGCGGCGGCGGGCTGCTGGCCGGGGTGTGCCTGGCCGCCCGCGACCACCCGGTGCGGATCGTGGGCGTCGAACCGGCGGGGACACCCCGGTACGCGCGGTCCCTGGCGGCGGGCCGGCCGCTGCGGCTGCCGCCCTGCGACACGGTGGCGGACGGACTGCGGGCGCAGGCGCCCGGCGAGGTGCCGTTCGCGGTGGTACGGGACCGGGTGGACGACCTGGTGGCCGTGACCGACGCCGAGATCCTCACCGCCACGGACCGGCTGCGCCGCCTGGGCGTCGAGGCGGAGCCCAGCGGGGCCGTCGCCCTCGCGGGGGCGCTGCGCGCGGGACGGCTGCGGGAGCGTGCCGTCGCCGTCGTGTCCGGCGGCAACACCCTGGCGGCCCTGACCGCCCGCACGGACCTGGCGGACCCGACCGGCCCCGCCGATCGCGCGGGCCCCGCGGACCGCACCGACCCGATCGGCTTCACCGCCCGTACGGACCTGGCGGACCTGACCGGCCTGGCCGACCGTACGGGCCTCACCGGCCGAACGGCCCTGACAGACCTGATGAATCCGGCCGGCCTGACGTACCCGGCCGACCGTACCGAGCCGGGCGGCGGCGCCCGGCGGACCGCGCCGACCGGCGCACGTCCCGAACTGGAGGAGACCCGATGA
- a CDS encoding acyl carrier protein, whose protein sequence is MSETTTTLTAPAPAYAPTPTAVTAMSAGAVTELLVGIYREALGAPGLDEQSDFYENGGDSLTAFQVTARLQDALGVDVPVALVFAYPTPADLADVVHTDLIEG, encoded by the coding sequence ATGAGCGAGACGACCACCACCCTGACCGCCCCCGCCCCCGCCTACGCGCCCACCCCGACGGCCGTCACCGCCATGAGTGCCGGCGCCGTCACCGAACTGCTCGTCGGCATCTACCGGGAAGCCCTCGGCGCGCCCGGCCTGGACGAGCAGAGCGACTTCTACGAGAACGGCGGCGACTCGCTCACCGCGTTCCAGGTGACCGCGCGGCTCCAGGACGCGCTGGGCGTGGACGTGCCCGTGGCGCTGGTCTTCGCCTACCCGACGCCGGCGGACCTCGCCGACGTCGTCCACACCGACCTGATCGAGGGGTGA